From a region of the Tateyamaria omphalii genome:
- a CDS encoding glycosyltransferase family 2 protein — protein sequence MTRPKVSVVVVSRDRPDALTWCLTGLSQLQYSSFEIVVVADPPGHAAILDSPFADQVKLVEFDRANISEARNLGISHAAGDIVAFIDDDAVPEPSWLHNLVAPASRPDVAAMGGFVRGRNGISWQWQARTVDEAGSTEDLEVSPYRATVLTPKGRRAIKTEGTNMAVRRDVLVALEGFDPGFAFYLDETDLNLRLKRAGHATALSPLAEVHHGFAASPRRRRDRVPRDLFDIGSSWAVLQRKYLEEAQRRDHWRHLREHERKRVLEHMVAGRLLPRDVRHLMARLDQGYIQGLMRQRGGAQVLNSPISAFKPFPSRKRTSTVLAGRIWQRTRLRAEAAERAQSGDIVTLFLFSPTARYHYVRFDPAGYWEQRGGLFGRSVREASLFRMFTFSERVAAETRRIGKQRLIH from the coding sequence ATGACCCGGCCGAAGGTCAGTGTTGTGGTTGTGAGCCGCGACCGGCCCGATGCATTGACATGGTGTCTGACAGGTCTGTCACAGCTCCAGTACTCCAGTTTCGAGATTGTCGTCGTAGCGGATCCGCCGGGTCACGCCGCGATTCTAGACAGTCCGTTTGCAGATCAGGTCAAGCTGGTGGAATTCGACCGTGCCAACATATCCGAGGCGCGCAACCTTGGGATCAGCCACGCAGCTGGTGATATCGTTGCCTTTATCGACGATGATGCAGTGCCGGAACCCAGTTGGCTGCACAATCTGGTTGCCCCAGCATCCAGACCGGACGTGGCGGCCATGGGCGGCTTTGTCCGTGGGCGCAACGGGATATCCTGGCAGTGGCAGGCCCGAACTGTGGATGAGGCCGGTTCGACCGAAGACCTAGAGGTTAGCCCCTATCGCGCCACGGTCCTGACACCAAAGGGTCGCCGCGCGATCAAGACCGAGGGCACGAATATGGCGGTACGGCGCGACGTTCTGGTCGCGCTGGAAGGGTTTGACCCCGGCTTTGCGTTCTATCTGGATGAAACCGACCTCAACCTGCGCCTGAAACGCGCGGGCCATGCAACCGCCTTGAGTCCCTTGGCCGAGGTGCATCACGGTTTTGCCGCAAGTCCGCGTCGCCGTCGTGATCGCGTGCCACGAGACTTGTTCGATATCGGATCCAGCTGGGCCGTCTTGCAGCGGAAATACCTCGAGGAGGCGCAGCGCCGGGATCACTGGCGGCACTTACGTGAGCATGAGCGCAAACGCGTCTTGGAGCATATGGTCGCGGGTCGACTCTTGCCCCGCGATGTCCGGCATCTCATGGCGCGGTTGGATCAAGGGTATATTCAGGGCTTGATGCGCCAGCGTGGTGGCGCTCAGGTCTTGAATAGCCCGATTTCGGCGTTCAAGCCGTTTCCAAGCAGAAAGCGTACATCCACCGTATTGGCTGGCCGCATCTGGCAGCGCACACGACTCAGAGCCGAGGCGGCTGAGCGCGCGCAGTCAGGTGACATTGTTACGCTTTTCCTGTTTTCGCCGACTGCGCGCTACCATTACGTCCGGTTTGACCCTGCCGGGTACTGGGAACAACGGGGTGGTTTGTTTGGCCGCTCTGTGCGAGAAGCATCCTTGTTTAGAATGTTCACATTTTCCGAGCGGGTTGCGGCGGAAACGCGCCGGATCGGCAAACAAAGGCTGATACATTGA
- the galU gene encoding UTP--glucose-1-phosphate uridylyltransferase GalU: protein MRKKVTKAIFPVAGLGTRFLPATKSVPKEIMTLVDRPLIQYAIDEARAAGIKEFIFVTSRGKGALEDYFDHAPTLEQELRKKGKDDLLEVLKDTNMDSGAIAYIRQHKALGLGHAVWCARRLIGNEPFAVILPDDVIAADTPCLQQMVEAYSETGGNVVAAMEVPPERASSYGVLDIKEDRGQLVEAKGMVEKPAPGEAPSNLAVIGRYILTTKVLRSLNQMKSGAGGEIQLTDAIANEIGGEDGVYGYRFRGQRFDCGSKSGFLQATVAFGLARDELRDDLLGYIRDVVQMDKAAE from the coding sequence ATGCGAAAAAAGGTGACCAAGGCGATCTTTCCGGTTGCGGGTTTGGGTACGCGGTTTTTGCCCGCGACCAAGTCGGTGCCCAAGGAGATCATGACGCTCGTTGATCGTCCGTTGATCCAATATGCGATCGACGAAGCCCGTGCTGCTGGCATCAAGGAATTCATCTTTGTCACGTCTCGCGGCAAAGGCGCCCTCGAAGACTACTTCGACCACGCGCCGACGCTTGAGCAAGAGCTGCGCAAGAAGGGTAAGGATGATCTGCTTGAGGTGTTGAAAGACACCAACATGGACAGCGGTGCCATCGCCTATATTCGCCAGCACAAGGCGCTGGGCCTGGGCCACGCGGTGTGGTGCGCCCGCCGTCTGATCGGCAATGAACCATTTGCCGTCATCCTGCCGGACGATGTGATCGCGGCCGATACGCCCTGCCTTCAGCAGATGGTCGAAGCATATAGTGAGACCGGCGGCAACGTGGTCGCAGCCATGGAAGTGCCGCCCGAGCGGGCCTCGTCCTACGGTGTGCTCGACATCAAAGAAGACAGGGGCCAGCTGGTCGAAGCCAAAGGCATGGTCGAAAAGCCGGCTCCCGGTGAGGCGCCCTCGAACCTGGCTGTGATCGGTCGGTACATCCTGACCACAAAGGTCCTGCGCTCGCTCAACCAGATGAAATCGGGCGCCGGGGGAGAGATCCAGCTGACAGATGCAATCGCGAACGAGATCGGCGGCGAAGACGGCGTGTACGGATATCGTTTCCGGGGGCAGCGGTTCGATTGCGGATCGAAGTCTGGCTTCCTGCAAGCCACTGTCGCCTTTGGTCTTGCGCGCGATGAGTTGCGTGACGATCTGCTGGGATACATCCGGGACGTGGTCCAGATGGACAAGGCAGCCGAATAG
- the galE gene encoding UDP-glucose 4-epimerase GalE has protein sequence MVNVLVTGGAGYIGSHACKALRDAGLVPVTFDNLETGWSDAVKFGPFVRGDLTDRAALDAAFAEFEPVAVMHFAALSQVGESMQDPGRYWRNNVVGSLTLIEAAVAAGCLDFVFSSTCATYGDQDNVVLDENSAQHPINAYGASKRAIEDILRDFEAACGLRHVIFRYFNVAGADPDGEVGEFHQPETHLIPLMLDAIAGKRAALTVFGTDYDTPDGTCIRDYVHVCDLVDAHVLGLKWLQDGKGSRVFNLGTGSGFSVREVIDHSRAVTNQSVPYVDGARRPGDCTKLVSGSTRAEAELGWTPTRSTLETMIKDAWRWHQTGHYNA, from the coding sequence GTGGTCAATGTGCTTGTTACGGGCGGAGCCGGATACATCGGTTCCCATGCCTGCAAGGCTTTGCGGGATGCGGGCCTTGTACCGGTGACGTTCGATAATCTGGAAACCGGTTGGAGCGATGCTGTCAAGTTCGGGCCGTTTGTGCGGGGTGATCTGACGGATCGGGCGGCTTTGGACGCGGCGTTTGCCGAATTTGAACCGGTCGCCGTGATGCACTTTGCCGCCCTCAGCCAAGTGGGCGAAAGCATGCAGGACCCGGGCCGCTACTGGCGCAACAATGTCGTTGGGTCGCTGACCCTGATCGAAGCGGCGGTCGCTGCCGGTTGCCTGGATTTCGTTTTTTCGTCCACCTGTGCCACCTATGGAGATCAGGACAATGTCGTGTTGGATGAAAACAGCGCCCAGCATCCCATAAACGCCTATGGCGCGTCCAAGCGCGCCATCGAAGACATCCTGCGGGATTTCGAGGCCGCCTGTGGTCTGCGCCACGTGATTTTCCGCTATTTCAACGTGGCCGGTGCCGATCCGGATGGTGAGGTCGGAGAATTCCACCAGCCCGAGACGCACCTGATTCCCCTAATGCTGGACGCCATCGCTGGCAAGCGCGCCGCGCTGACAGTCTTTGGCACCGATTATGATACGCCGGACGGGACTTGCATTCGCGACTATGTCCATGTTTGCGATCTGGTGGACGCGCATGTCTTGGGCCTGAAGTGGTTGCAGGATGGCAAGGGCAGTCGCGTGTTCAACCTGGGCACGGGCAGCGGGTTTTCGGTGCGCGAGGTCATCGACCATTCCCGTGCCGTCACCAATCAGAGCGTGCCGTATGTTGACGGCGCGCGGCGGCCCGGTGATTGCACCAAGCTGGTGTCTGGATCGACCCGGGCCGAGGCCGAACTGGGCTGGACGCCCACGCGGTCGACGCTTGAAACGATGATCAAAGACGCCTGGAGATGGCATCAAACTGGGCACTACAACGCATAA
- a CDS encoding glycosyltransferase family 4 protein produces MLRRHLPAGTVYLNTGHSNVTDRVLRAMKGADIPITIFIHDVIPLEFPQYQRDGSVAPFRAMIDRVAAHADLVIYNSKDTRARAEAQMPRRVPPAIVAHLGTTVVSPRPMDLPDGLPPGAPYFVTPGTIEPRKNHAFLLDLWDEMGTDAPVLVLAGSRGWKNDAVFARLDALGSGGKVREVSGLSDGALAALISGAAGALLPSHAEGFGLPAVEAAAQGVPVVVNTLDVYAEFLGDIPIYASVSDRYLWIKTINTLARAGHRTQQKHQFELPSWDAHFKTVLRLT; encoded by the coding sequence ATGTTGCGCCGCCATCTGCCTGCTGGAACGGTGTACCTGAACACCGGCCATTCGAACGTGACCGACCGCGTCTTGCGCGCGATGAAGGGCGCTGACATTCCGATCACGATCTTCATCCATGATGTCATTCCGCTGGAGTTCCCACAGTATCAGCGCGACGGGTCCGTCGCGCCGTTTCGCGCCATGATCGACCGTGTGGCGGCGCACGCTGATCTTGTTATCTACAATTCCAAGGACACTAGGGCGCGGGCAGAGGCGCAGATGCCGCGGCGCGTGCCCCCGGCCATCGTTGCGCATCTTGGAACAACCGTTGTGTCGCCACGGCCTATGGACCTGCCAGATGGCCTGCCGCCGGGTGCCCCTTACTTTGTCACACCCGGCACGATTGAGCCGCGCAAAAATCACGCCTTTCTTCTGGATCTGTGGGACGAAATGGGGACGGATGCGCCTGTTCTGGTCCTTGCAGGAAGTCGCGGGTGGAAGAACGATGCCGTATTTGCCCGCCTCGATGCGCTGGGTTCGGGCGGCAAAGTGCGCGAGGTCTCTGGCCTGAGCGACGGCGCTTTGGCTGCATTGATCAGCGGCGCGGCGGGCGCTTTGCTGCCCTCTCATGCAGAGGGATTTGGACTACCTGCGGTCGAAGCTGCCGCTCAGGGTGTCCCGGTCGTTGTGAACACACTTGATGTCTATGCCGAGTTCCTGGGTGACATACCCATTTACGCAAGCGTTTCAGATCGTTATCTGTGGATAAAGACAATCAACACACTGGCCAGGGCCGGGCATCGCACGCAACAGAAACACCAGTTTGAACTGCCGAGTTGGGACGCGCATTTCAAGACTGTGTTAAGGTTGACCTGA